Proteins found in one Nitratiruptor sp. SB155-2 genomic segment:
- a CDS encoding ATP-dependent helicase: MPLSTLNPEQLAAATAKSGYNLVIASAGTGKTSTIVARIAYLLQQGIEPKKILLLTFTNKAAAEMIARVERVFGKKAKEIEAGTFHAVSYRWLKSLNPKVVLKQPKELKMLFKSIYEKRDFSLVSDTKPYAASTLFDLYSLYQNSEFEISFGKWIGKRSDEQSVFGAVYDDIVQEYEEMKDEYGFLSFNDLLLQAIRNKDALQTFYEVLVDEYQDTNNLQARFLESLRFESLFCVGDYDQSIYAFNGANIQIIAGFKQRYPNANIFNLSKNYRSTYYILDLANRVISNNERIFPKKLEVVNQKSPKKPKLLAFSDLYEQYENIALRIKRSLTPKEEIAVIFRNNASADGIEAALREQGIGCKRKGSQSFFEMKEIKALFDLVSILINPKDLLAFIHIFEYAKGVGASSAKEIFEALQRCGDGDLVKGLKEPIDIYNPFEKKVRNQQLGLFDDCVQIGSKSRFVSLDVSEAIKAHPVLTYPRMSEEAVLYLDTLLGLYKEMKRIKRPTTFIQLIKDSFIFDNIIKKIAQNRAKLKDGTIDQKLKDEAFERIQRRIALVHHLSQMYEDIYRFYNAMVLGGNEMAQGEGVQLLTVHASKGLEFKEVYIVDLMEGRFPNLKLISKGGSIEEERRLFYVAVTRAKEILYLSFAKYDRLKKQEFLPSRFLQEAGLIE; the protein is encoded by the coding sequence ATGCCGCTTTCAACACTGAATCCTGAGCAGTTGGCAGCTGCGACAGCCAAGTCTGGATATAACCTTGTGATCGCAAGTGCTGGAACGGGGAAAACCTCCACGATTGTGGCTCGCATAGCATATCTATTGCAACAAGGTATTGAGCCAAAAAAGATTTTGCTTTTGACATTCACCAATAAAGCTGCTGCTGAAATGATTGCTCGGGTTGAACGTGTTTTTGGGAAAAAAGCGAAAGAGATTGAGGCAGGAACATTTCATGCAGTCAGTTATCGGTGGCTCAAATCTTTGAATCCAAAAGTTGTTCTCAAACAGCCAAAAGAATTGAAAATGCTATTTAAAAGTATCTACGAAAAACGAGACTTTTCGCTAGTTTCAGATACGAAACCTTATGCGGCATCCACGCTTTTTGATCTCTATTCGCTCTATCAAAACAGTGAATTTGAAATAAGTTTTGGAAAATGGATAGGCAAAAGAAGTGATGAACAATCGGTATTCGGTGCTGTATATGATGACATAGTGCAAGAGTATGAGGAGATGAAAGATGAATATGGCTTTTTGAGTTTCAATGATCTTCTGCTTCAAGCCATCAGAAATAAAGATGCTTTGCAAACGTTTTATGAAGTGCTTGTAGACGAGTATCAAGATACAAACAATCTGCAGGCACGTTTTTTGGAAAGCCTTCGGTTCGAATCTCTGTTTTGCGTAGGGGATTATGACCAAAGCATCTATGCGTTCAATGGAGCAAATATCCAAATCATTGCTGGATTCAAACAGCGATATCCAAATGCCAATATATTTAATCTTTCCAAAAACTATCGCTCAACCTACTATATTTTAGATCTTGCAAACAGGGTTATTTCGAATAACGAGCGGATTTTCCCTAAAAAGTTGGAAGTAGTAAACCAGAAAAGTCCCAAAAAACCAAAACTCCTTGCATTTTCTGATCTATATGAGCAGTATGAAAACATCGCTCTGCGCATCAAAAGAAGCCTTACGCCAAAAGAGGAGATTGCCGTAATTTTTAGGAACAATGCAAGTGCGGATGGTATCGAGGCAGCTTTACGGGAGCAAGGCATTGGTTGTAAAAGAAAAGGGAGTCAGAGTTTTTTTGAGATGAAAGAGATCAAAGCGCTTTTTGATCTTGTTTCCATTTTGATCAATCCCAAAGATCTTTTGGCTTTTATCCACATTTTTGAGTATGCAAAAGGAGTAGGAGCGAGTAGTGCAAAAGAGATTTTTGAGGCCTTGCAGCGATGTGGAGATGGGGATCTTGTTAAAGGGTTGAAAGAGCCGATAGATATATACAATCCTTTTGAAAAAAAGGTCCGTAATCAGCAACTAGGACTTTTTGATGATTGTGTGCAAATAGGAAGTAAAAGTCGATTTGTTTCTTTGGATGTGAGTGAAGCGATTAAAGCGCATCCAGTATTAACCTATCCACGAATGAGCGAGGAGGCGGTACTATATTTGGATACTCTTTTGGGGCTCTATAAGGAGATGAAAAGGATCAAGCGGCCCACAACTTTTATACAACTCATCAAAGATTCTTTCATATTTGATAATATCATCAAAAAGATTGCCCAAAATAGGGCGAAACTGAAAGATGGGACAATTGATCAAAAATTGAAGGATGAAGCGTTTGAAAGAATTCAGAGACGAATTGCATTAGTGCATCATTTGTCCCAGATGTATGAGGATATCTACCGATTTTACAATGCAATGGTTCTAGGCGGAAACGAGATGGCACAAGGAGAAGGTGTTCAGCTCCTTACTGTTCATGCGAGCAAGGGCTTGGAGTTCAAAGAAGTGTATATCGTTGATCTCATGGAAGGGCGGTTTCCAAATCTAAAACTTATTTCAAAAGGGGGCAGCATTGAGGAGGAGAGGAGACTCTTTTATGTTGCCGTAACACGGGCAAAAGAGATTTTGTATCTAAGTTTTGCAAAGTACGATCGATTAAAAAAGCAGGAGTTTTTGCCCAGCCGTTTTTTACAAGAGGCCGGGCTCATTGAATAG